A genomic segment from Spinacia oleracea cultivar Varoflay chromosome 3, BTI_SOV_V1, whole genome shotgun sequence encodes:
- the LOC130469455 gene encoding NAC domain-containing protein 41-like produces the protein MSMNLMPGFQFDPTDEELINFFLWRKIHGVPTPAVYPRMPDANVYGKKGDHPSQIFDSFGESDREEEDTVRYFFTRLVPVSKKKGCNGKNVVRSVGSGDDFWRNERSESVKVKNKDGGQDIKIGSRTYLKFIDQTGVANPDRVEWSMRELMSTDDNALVLCRIEKKIPKSTTKKRKQAISSTTNSTSIVDNNVDEDLLQENKRQCLVHLQLQQSTDQEQQTKEMIDNDNSDLWLKQMIDDYLQKKFTNISKQSRKRKKYCYFFFGG, from the exons ATGAGTATGAATCTAATGCCAGGGTTTCAGTTCGATCCAACAGATGAAGAACTAATTAACTTCTTTCTTTGGAGAAAGATACATGGCGTGCCAACACCAGCAGTATACCCTCGAATGCCCGATGCTAACGTATACGGCAAAAAGGGAGATCATCCTTCTCAGATTTTCGATTCTTTTGGAGAATCAGACCGCGAAGAAGAAGATACTGTCAGGTATTTCTTCACTCGTTTGGTTCCCGTTTCTAAGAAGAAAGGTTGCAACGGCAAGAACGTAGTTCGATCAGTGGGTAGCGGTGATGATTTTTGGAGAAACGAGAGATCCGAATCTGTTAAGGTAAAGAACAAAGATGGCGGCCAAGATATTAAAATTGGGTCACGAACTTATCTCAAGTTCATAGACCAAACTGGTGTTGCTAATCCTGATCGTGTCGAATGGAGTATGAGGGAGTTGATGTCAACTGATGATAATGCTTTGGTTCTTTGTCGAATCGAGAAGAAGATCCCTAAATCCACCACCAAGAAAAGGAAACAAGCAATCAGTAGTACTACTAATTCTACTTCTATTGTGGATAATAATGTTGATGAAGATCTTCTCCAAGAAAACAAAAGGCAGTGCTTAGTCCATCTTCAACTTCAACAATCTACCGATCAAGAACAACAAACGAAGGAGATGATCGATAATGACAATTCAGACTTGTGGTTGAAACAAATGATCGACGACTATCTGCAAAAAA AATTCACAAACATCTCCAAACAATCAAGAAAACGAAAGAAATACTGCTACTTCTTCTTCGGTGGATGA
- the LOC110786061 gene encoding uncharacterized protein, with protein sequence MDGKTIVASVVVGILGLLSTGVGLAFELLPFNAQARLFYLSYDSYECLYFRSAAFFMVVGAIVCVIVALIVISISADCGCGRGTHSSSGSRALAILAFVFCWLKCVTAIILFLYGGATQYGLQISKNGGSISFEDVSDRISPDNRTCFIKLKRGVFGAAAALTFIGITLGIISYIALVSEDYRIRRANQAIRRETTIQQQQQQQQQQQQQQTSVSNDNRVPSEIVA encoded by the exons ATGGATGGCAAGACTATTGTAGCCAGCGTAGTTGTAGGAATTTTGGGGTTGCTATCTACGGGTGTCGGTCTTGCTTTCGAGCTCTTGCCTTTTAATGCTCAG GCTCGTTTGTTTTACCTATCTTACGATAGTTACGAATGCCTATATTTTCGAAGTGCGGCGTTTTTCATGGTGGTTGGTGCAATAGTTTGTGTGATAGTGGCACTAATTGTAATTAGCATTTCAGCTGATTGTGGGTGTGGTAGAGGAACTCATTCATCCTCCGGCTCTAGAGCGCTAGCCATTCTTGCCTTTGTCTTCTGTTG GTTGAAATGTGTAACAGCAATTATCTTGTTTCTGTATGGTGGAGCTACGCAGTACGGATTACAAATCTCTAAG aacggagggagtatatcatTCGAAGATGTCTCGGACAGGATATCACCTGACAACCGTACTTGCTTCATCAAGTTAAAACGTGGAGTATTTGGTGCAGCAGCTGCATTAACCTTTATTGGAATCACCCTTGGAATTATAAGTTACATTGCTTTAGTTTCTGAAGATTATAGAATTAGAAGAGCAAATCAAGCCATAAGAAGGGAAACCACAattcagcaacaacaacaacaacaacaacaacaacaacaacaacaaacatcTGTATCCAACGACAACAGAGTCCCAAGCGAGATTGTAGCTTAA
- the LOC110786078 gene encoding brefeldin A-inhibited guanine nucleotide-exchange protein 5, with product MRHISVERPPLNLLRQELASTCIYMDILQKSTSELDSSRENNIETNDIRDSNASSTPSNLSTMPILLLMRILVRSSSMNSHVFRKHLRKFYPLLTKLVCCDQDLLEDPPSLPNTDYHRHRRELLVD from the exons ATGCGCCACATTTCTGTGGAAAG GCCTCCATTAAATCTTCTACGCCAAGAATTGGCTAGTACCTGTATATACATGGATATATTACAGAAAAGCACCTCAGAACTTGATAGTAGTAGAGAGAACAATATTGAAACGAATGACATTCGGGATTCAAATGCCTCCTCGACCCCTAGCAACCTAAGCACAATGCCTATTCTGCTGCTGATGAGAATCTTGGTCAG GTCATCTTCTATGAATAGTCATGTATTCAGAAAACATCTCAGAAAGTTCTACCCATTGCTTACCAAGCTTGTGTGCTGTGATCAG GATTTGCTAGAAGATCCCCCAAGTCTTCCCAACACAGATTATCATCGTCATCGCCGCGAACTACTTGTTGATTGA